A stretch of Synechococcus sp. WH 8020 DNA encodes these proteins:
- the glmM gene encoding phosphoglucosamine mutase, translated as MAEAAFHPLGHLPKPSQISFGTDGLRGRVDTMLTPALALQVGYWCGRVLQAEGPVLIGMDSRSSGSMLVAALTAGLTASGREVWTLGLCPTPAVPGLIRRYSAAGGLMVSASHNPPEDNGIKVFGATGSKLSPERQQAIEAGLFGGDDSGMEVAASGAARHRPELLDDYRASLLCSVGQHRLDGVPIVLDLCWGSATACGAEVFSALGADLTVLHGDPDGTRINVNCGSTHLEALRRAVIEKGAAMGFGFDGDADRMLAVDGQGRVVDGDHVLFLWGSVLQEQGQLPDQRLVATVMSNLGFERAWQARGGLLDRTAVGDQHVHAEMVRTGAALGGEQSGHILSSAHGLAGDGVLTALQIASLCHAQQLSLAEWVDQSFQAYPQKLVNVRVENRERRKGWADCAPLHSLVQEAEASMADDGRVLVRASGTEPLLRVMVEAADQAVVDHWTSRLAAAAEQHLNAS; from the coding sequence ATGGCTGAAGCTGCCTTTCATCCTTTGGGGCACCTCCCAAAGCCATCGCAGATCAGCTTTGGGACCGACGGCTTGCGTGGTCGGGTGGACACCATGCTGACTCCGGCTTTGGCCCTTCAGGTGGGGTATTGGTGTGGACGCGTGCTTCAAGCCGAGGGGCCTGTGCTGATTGGCATGGATTCGCGCAGTAGCGGAAGCATGTTGGTCGCGGCACTCACCGCAGGCCTGACGGCTTCAGGTCGCGAGGTGTGGACTTTGGGACTGTGTCCCACGCCTGCTGTGCCCGGTTTGATTCGCCGCTATTCAGCGGCCGGTGGCTTGATGGTCTCGGCGAGCCACAACCCACCGGAAGACAACGGCATCAAGGTGTTTGGCGCCACTGGCAGCAAGTTGTCCCCCGAACGTCAGCAGGCGATTGAAGCTGGTTTGTTTGGTGGAGACGACTCTGGGATGGAAGTAGCGGCATCCGGAGCTGCACGCCATCGCCCTGAACTTCTTGACGACTACCGCGCGAGCTTGTTGTGCAGTGTTGGGCAGCATCGACTCGATGGTGTGCCCATCGTGCTGGATCTCTGCTGGGGGTCGGCAACTGCCTGCGGCGCCGAGGTGTTTTCTGCCCTTGGTGCTGATCTCACGGTGTTGCATGGTGATCCGGACGGAACCAGGATCAATGTGAATTGTGGATCCACCCACCTTGAGGCTTTACGCCGTGCCGTGATCGAGAAGGGTGCCGCCATGGGTTTTGGCTTCGATGGGGATGCCGATCGGATGTTGGCGGTGGATGGCCAAGGACGTGTGGTGGATGGCGACCATGTTCTCTTTCTCTGGGGGTCGGTTTTGCAGGAGCAGGGCCAGCTGCCCGATCAGCGCTTGGTCGCCACGGTGATGTCGAATTTGGGGTTTGAGCGGGCTTGGCAGGCGCGTGGTGGTCTGTTGGACCGGACAGCGGTGGGAGACCAGCATGTCCACGCTGAGATGGTCCGCACGGGGGCAGCCCTTGGCGGAGAACAATCAGGTCACATCCTGTCTTCTGCCCATGGTTTGGCTGGTGATGGTGTCTTAACCGCTCTTCAGATCGCAAGCCTCTGCCACGCTCAACAGCTCTCCTTGGCTGAGTGGGTGGATCAGAGCTTTCAGGCCTACCCCCAGAAACTGGTGAATGTGCGCGTTGAGAATCGCGAGCGCAGAAAGGGTTGGGCGGACTGTGCTCCCCTCCATTCCCTGGTTCAAGAGGCGGAGGCTTCAATGGCGGATGACGGCCGTGTGCTGGTGCGGGCGAGTGGGACTGAACCACTGCTGCGCGTGATGGTTGAGGCGGCCGATCAAGCGGTGGTCGATCACTGGACCTCCCGCTTGGCCGCAGCGGCAGAGCAGCATCTCAACGCCTCTTGA